DNA from Acetobacter aceti NBRC 14818:
CCTCACCCACGTGCGCATTATCGACGGCACAGAAGCCCCTCCTGTCGAAGACGCCACACTCGTCATGCAGGGCGGTCGCATTCTGGCGGCTGGGAAAAATATCAGCATTCCCAAACATGCCCGTATTCTGGATCGTTCCGGCGATACGGTTCTCCCCGGTATCATTTCCGATCATAGCCATGTCGGACAATATGAAGGCGTCACAACCGGCCCTCAGTTTTACACCCGCCCCATTATCCTCTCCGAGCTTGAACAGTATCGCCGCTACGGCGTGACCACGGTCACGGCGCTCGGCAACAATGCACCGGATGTGTTCGATCCTCTGCGGCACGACGCTCATGCAGGCAAGACACCGTCCGATCTTTTCGGAGTGGACCAAGGCATCGGTGTTCCCAAGGGCGCGCCTCCGGTCAATGTTGCCGCAGACCAGCTCTTTCGTCCCAAGACCCCGGAGGAAGCCCGCCGCAACGTGGACACCATGGCGGACGAAGGCACTGATCTGATCAAGATCTGGGTCGATGATTTCGATGGCACCCTGCCGGTAAAAATGTCTCCGGAAGTTATCTCCGCTGTCGTGGATGAATCCCACAAACGCAATCTGCGTGTCGCCGCGCACATTCATGATCTCGATGACGCCGAGCATGTCGTGGCCGCCGGTGTGGACATTCTCGCCCACGGCATACGGGATCAACCCGTTCCTCCCGCTTTGATCGAAAAGCTGAAATCCGGAAACATCTGGTACATCGCGACATTGCAGCTTGATGAAGCCAGCACGGCATGGGCAGACCAGTCCACCTGGACCAAAACGCCATTCACTATTGCGGGCCTGTCGATGCCGCTTCTTCAGCAGGTAAGCGATCCGGCCTGGCAGCAGAAACACACCACCGGGAAGCTGGCCGACTTTGCCCGCACGTCTCTTGCAATGAACCTGCAGAACCTCAAGACGCTTTACGACGCAGGCGTCAGGGTCGGCTTTGGAACCGACAGTGGCGCGATGCCATTCCGCGTGCCGGGCGTGGCTGAGCATCGGGAACTCGCTCTCACCGTTCAGGCTGGATTGACGCCGCTCACGGCCATTCATATTGCCACCCAGAACGCCGCCGACCTGCTGCATCTGTCTGATCGGGGCGTTATCGCTGCCGGAAAGCGCGCCGATCTTCTGGTCGTCTCCGGCAACCCCGCAGTCACTATCGGTGACACCGACAGGATTGTTGAAACATGGGAGAACGGAACGGCTGTGGCTGGCCCGATCCCTCTTAATTCAGAAGGAAAGAACTGATGGAGTACCGTCTTCTTGGTCGGTCCGGCCTGAAAGTCTCAACGCTGATCCTCGGCACGATGACGTTCGGAGGCAAAGGTGAATTCGCCAAGACCGGCAACACCGACCTGAACGGCGCGAGACGTCAGATCGACATGGCGCTCGACGCGGGCGTGAACATGCTCGATACAGCCGATATCTATTCTGACGGCGTCTCGGAGGAAATCATTGGCGAGGCGCTGGATGCTGCACGTCGCAATCGCGTCATGCTCGCCACCAAAGCACGCTTTCCCACCGGCGACAAAGGCCCGAACGAGCGCGGTCTTTCACGGCATCACCTGATCAGAGCCTGTGAAGCCAGCCTGAAACGCCTGAAAACCGATCATGTCGAGCTTTACTGGTGCCATGAATGGGATGGTCAGACACCGGTTGATGAAATTCTCGCCGCACTCGATCATCTTCAGAATTCCGGCAAGATCGGTTACGTCGGGGTGTCCAACTTCTCCGGCTGGCACATCATGAAAATGCTTGCCACAGCCGAGAAAAACAACACCATCCGCCCTGTCGCGCAGCAGATTCACTATACATTGCAGGCTCGTGAAGCCGAATATGAGCTGCTACCGATCGCAGTCGATCAGGGTGTGGACGCCGTGATCTGGTCGCCTCTCGCCGGTGGTCTGCTGAGTGGCAAATATCGGCGCGGCAAACCGGAGCCGGAAGGCACCCGCAAGGCGGCACAGTGGAGTGAGCCTCCCGTGCGCGATGTAGAAGCTCTTTACGATATCGTGGAAGTTCTTGTCGAAGTCGCCACGCATTACGAAGGAGCTTCTCCCGCACAGGTCGCTCTTGCCTGGCTGCTGTCCCGCCCCGGTGTGCACAGTCTGGTTGTCGGAGCCCGCACTGAGGCGCAACTGACCGACAATCTGAAATCTGCGTCTCTGGTACTGAGCGAGGACGATCTTGCAAAACTTGAAGCCGTCAGTCGGCCGCCGCTGATCTATCCTTACTGGCATCAGGCCTCGACGGCATCGGATCGTCTTTCTCAGGCTGATCTTGTTCTTCTCAAGCCGTTCCTGGAAAAATGAAAAAGCTGCTCTCTCTGCTCATGACGGGCGCTGTCTGCGTCACTGTTGTTTCCGGTGCGCAGGCCGCCTCTCCAACCATTACCAGCAATCTCGATCCGGCATTTGGCACTAATGGCAAAGTTGAAATTGCCGCCTCAATTACCGCTCCAGATCCGTCAGGCATCGCTGTCGTCAATAATCGTCTTTTCCTGACCTTTCCCAAGCATGATGGCGATCATGCAGGACCGGTGCTGGCGGAATGGAAGAATGGACAACTCATTCCCTTCCCTTCCCCGGCTTTTGCGGAATCGACGAAGGGTGATCCTGCCGCCCGCCTTATCTCCCCCCACGGCATGACCGCTGATACACAGGGCAACATCTGGGTCATTGATGATGGGAAAATCAAAGGTCATCCCATCCCTGCGGGTGGCGCAAAGATTATTGGAATCAATCCATCGACTGGTCAGATTATCGCCAGCGTCGTGCTGAAAGATGCACTTCTGCCTGATAGTCACATGAATGACCTGCGTGTCGATCTGACCCACGGCGCAAAGGGCACGGCGTTCGTTGCGGACAGCTCATTCGGAGGGCATCCAGCCCTCGTGGTCGTGGACATCGCCACCGGACAACAGAGACGAGTTCTGGCTGGGCATGTTTCCACGATGCCAGACAAGGGATATCAGACGGTTCTGGATGGACGGGTGCTCCATTACGACCCCAAACATCCGACATTTCCGGCAGGCGGCGCTGATGGCATCACGCTCTCCACGGACTCGCAAACGCTCTATTATTCTCCTCTGGCCAGTCGCCGTCTTTATAGTCTGCCAACGACGAAGCTGGCCGATTTCTCTGTCAGTTCGGATGAACTCGCTCAACTCGTTGTGGATGAAGGCGAAAAGGGTGCTGCGGACGGGCTTGCCACAGATCCGTGGAACCGCATCTACACCACAGCCGCTGATCACGACGCCATATTCCGCCGCAACCCGGATGGTGGATTTGAGCTGATTGCGTCCGATCCAAGATTCGTATGGCCTGACGGAATCTTTGCCGATTCCCGGTATGTCTATGTCGTTCTTGGCCAGTGGAGCCGCCTGCCCCGCCTGCATGATGGTCAGGATCTGCGCAAGCCACCTTTTCTGGTGGCAAAAGTCCCTATCATGCCTCCTCCTTCTCAATAAGAAGCCCATGCAACCGCACCTGTGGCCTTATTTTCTGGCAGGTGCGGATTGGCGCATTCCCCTGTCTGAGGACACCTCGACCTACCTTTCCTCATAATATGTAAAATTATCCATTTGCGTCTTGCGCTTCTGGTCCGTTCTGGCTATGAGCAGCCTACACGAAATCGGGGTGCGTAGCTCAGCGGTAGAGCATCGCCTTCACACGGCGGGGGTCACAGGTTCAATCCCTGTCGCACCCACCACGATTTCTCAATAAAATCAAACACTTAGCTGGATTTTTCCCTTATACATTTTAGGGATATATCCACTTTTGCCCCCTAGCATAGCCCTAGCACAAGATTTCCCACATCAAAGGAAATCAAGGACTTAGCTATGTCTGAAAATCATCGTAAGCACAGAATTAGCACAGTCGGACAAGCGCCGCCGTCTCAGCCATTCACATTGTTTATCCCAACCGGCACAAAAAACTACTCAATACGGATTTCTATCGCTGGTCATGGACAACAAAGGATAGCTTTAAAGACTGCCTTTTATCCTGATGCCCTGTCATTGGCTTATAGAAAATACTGGGATGCAGTAAACAAAGCCGAATCAGGTCAGCCATTAAAGATTAAAACTACTGAATCATTGATAAAAGAATGGATGAACCTCTCGCGTCCGCCTGAATTACATCAGAAAACGTCATACAGACAAACAGTGATGACCCGTTATTTTGGTTCGTTCATTGGCAATCAGTCTATCACTGACAAGACGATGACGGCCTATCAGCAATGGCGAAACACCTACTGGACGGAAGAGACCGGGCAAAGACCTCACCTATTTGGAATATCGACGTGCAAGGCCAGAGGATGCCCTTATAAAGAGTCCGGGCAGGCTTATCAGAACGCCAGTTACAGACTCAATAAGGAAAGCCCCTAGTCACTCCACCATACAGCACGAGAACGCCATCTTGCGTGACTTCTTTCAATGGATGAAACAGGAAGGCCACCTATCACAAATTCCTTCCTTGGTGAGACCAAAGAAAACAAACTCAACTGATAACAGGCCATCTTTCACAGACAAGGAATTGGCGAAATTCCGTGCTTTCACCATGAAACGCCTACAGCAATCAGCAGAAACCAATCGCCATACTCGTTTCCTGTTCTGGTGTTTCACTGAAATCATGATGGATAGCGGCCTTAGAGATACAGAATGTCTCCACCTGAAAAGGTCAGATATTATCAATTTCACGACTGACACAAAGCCAAAAAATTATAAGCTATCCATACAGATACAGGGTAAATCCAAATCACGGACCTGTATCCCTAACCCGTCCATCATCCATCCCTTGCAGGTTCTCCATGCCGAACAGAACCCCAAAGCTGATGACTACCTGTTCACCTATAAAAATGGAAATCGCGTTAGTTCTTTCTCTGAACAGATGAATGAGGCATTGAAAGATGCCAATCTGACCACTGATTATCGCGGTGTTAAGAGAACCTGTTATTCCTTCAAGAATTATTATATTACCAAGGCACTCAATAACGGCCTGAATATCCACCTATTAGCCAGAAACACCGGCACATCAGTTTCAATGATTGAAAAGCATTATAGCCATGTCAGCTTAGAACAGCACAGGGATTCACTGATTCCAGAACACCTCCGCATCTAGAGGGTGTTATGTACTTTTTGGCGTGAATGTTGCAGAACAGATGGATGAATACTGCACGCAAACCATATCCGTCTGATATCAGCGACGAAGAGTGGTCTCTGATTGTTCTGTATCTTCTTCTGATGAAGGAAGACGCGGAACAACGCCATCATGATCTGCGGGAACTGTTCAACGGTCTTCGGTATGTGATCCGTTACAGCATTGCATGGCGGGCGATGCCGAACGATCTTCCACCATGGACTGCGGTTTACCAGCAATCCCGGCGCTGGATGGAAGCGGGATGTTTCGAGGCTGTTGTCCACGATCTCCGGGCTGTGCTGCGGCTGGCTGCAGGAAAACAGGCTGAGCCGACAACGGCGATTATCGACAGCCGGACACTGCGTTCGACCCCGGAGAGTGGATCGCGCGCCGGGTATGATGGCGCAAAAAGAAAGAACGGATCGAAACTGCACATGGCGGTCGATACCCTGGGGCATCTTCTGGCCCTGCATGTCACCCCGGCAAACAGGGATGACCGGGCAGAAGTCGGCCCACTGGCGGAAGCCATTCAGCGGGCAACAGACGGTAGCATTGAACTGGCATGGGCCGATCAGGGCTATAACGGATCAAAAGCGGCGAAAGCCGCTGAAGAGCAGGATATCACCCTCGAAATCGTCAGGCTGCCTCAGGAAAAACGGGGTTTTGTGTTGCTGCCCCGACGATGGATCGTGGAGAGATCGTTCGCGTGGGCAACACGGTGCAGAAGGCTCGTAAAAGACTATGAGCGCTGTGCCTCAACCCTCGCCGCAATGCACACCATCGCCTTCGCAGGTTTCATGCTGAAAAACGCAGCCAGCCTGCTCACGCAAAATGCATAACACCCTCTACAGGCCTTCGTAAAAACAAGTTTTAAATCACGTCCACGACAGTCTGAAAAAATATTTTACCAATACAATACAATAATTCACTTTACGAATACCTATCGGTTCCAAAAAC
Protein-coding regions in this window:
- a CDS encoding amidohydrolase family protein, whose protein sequence is MEFVMRRFYLATAAVLLSASPALADSSPVTALTHVRIIDGTEAPPVEDATLVMQGGRILAAGKNISIPKHARILDRSGDTVLPGIISDHSHVGQYEGVTTGPQFYTRPIILSELEQYRRYGVTTVTALGNNAPDVFDPLRHDAHAGKTPSDLFGVDQGIGVPKGAPPVNVAADQLFRPKTPEEARRNVDTMADEGTDLIKIWVDDFDGTLPVKMSPEVISAVVDESHKRNLRVAAHIHDLDDAEHVVAAGVDILAHGIRDQPVPPALIEKLKSGNIWYIATLQLDEASTAWADQSTWTKTPFTIAGLSMPLLQQVSDPAWQQKHTTGKLADFARTSLAMNLQNLKTLYDAGVRVGFGTDSGAMPFRVPGVAEHRELALTVQAGLTPLTAIHIATQNAADLLHLSDRGVIAAGKRADLLVVSGNPAVTIGDTDRIVETWENGTAVAGPIPLNSEGKN
- a CDS encoding aldo/keto reductase yields the protein MEYRLLGRSGLKVSTLILGTMTFGGKGEFAKTGNTDLNGARRQIDMALDAGVNMLDTADIYSDGVSEEIIGEALDAARRNRVMLATKARFPTGDKGPNERGLSRHHLIRACEASLKRLKTDHVELYWCHEWDGQTPVDEILAALDHLQNSGKIGYVGVSNFSGWHIMKMLATAEKNNTIRPVAQQIHYTLQAREAEYELLPIAVDQGVDAVIWSPLAGGLLSGKYRRGKPEPEGTRKAAQWSEPPVRDVEALYDIVEVLVEVATHYEGASPAQVALAWLLSRPGVHSLVVGARTEAQLTDNLKSASLVLSEDDLAKLEAVSRPPLIYPYWHQASTASDRLSQADLVLLKPFLEK
- a CDS encoding L-dopachrome tautomerase-related protein is translated as MKKLLSLLMTGAVCVTVVSGAQAASPTITSNLDPAFGTNGKVEIAASITAPDPSGIAVVNNRLFLTFPKHDGDHAGPVLAEWKNGQLIPFPSPAFAESTKGDPAARLISPHGMTADTQGNIWVIDDGKIKGHPIPAGGAKIIGINPSTGQIIASVVLKDALLPDSHMNDLRVDLTHGAKGTAFVADSSFGGHPALVVVDIATGQQRRVLAGHVSTMPDKGYQTVLDGRVLHYDPKHPTFPAGGADGITLSTDSQTLYYSPLASRRLYSLPTTKLADFSVSSDELAQLVVDEGEKGAADGLATDPWNRIYTTAADHDAIFRRNPDGGFELIASDPRFVWPDGIFADSRYVYVVLGQWSRLPRLHDGQDLRKPPFLVAKVPIMPPPSQ
- a CDS encoding tyrosine-type recombinase/integrase, giving the protein MRDFFQWMKQEGHLSQIPSLVRPKKTNSTDNRPSFTDKELAKFRAFTMKRLQQSAETNRHTRFLFWCFTEIMMDSGLRDTECLHLKRSDIINFTTDTKPKNYKLSIQIQGKSKSRTCIPNPSIIHPLQVLHAEQNPKADDYLFTYKNGNRVSSFSEQMNEALKDANLTTDYRGVKRTCYSFKNYYITKALNNGLNIHLLARNTGTSVSMIEKHYSHVSLEQHRDSLIPEHLRI
- a CDS encoding IS5 family transposase gives rise to the protein MNTARKPYPSDISDEEWSLIVLYLLLMKEDAEQRHHDLRELFNGLRYVIRYSIAWRAMPNDLPPWTAVYQQSRRWMEAGCFEAVVHDLRAVLRLAAGKQAEPTTAIIDSRTLRSTPESGSRAGYDGAKRKNGSKLHMAVDTLGHLLALHVTPANRDDRAEVGPLAEAIQRATDGSIELAWADQGYNGSKAAKAAEEQDITLEIVRLPQEKRGFVLLPRRWIVERSFAWATRCRRLVKDYERCASTLAAMHTIAFAGFMLKNAASLLTQNA